The Hippea jasoniae genome includes a window with the following:
- a CDS encoding oxygen-binding di-iron domain-containing protein, translating into MGEYNTKPNSEVDIENGELLYDDGEHKFIWLGWGQAEEGMIQTNQYLIVDNGRGILLDPGGIHIFPKVVSNVTKYIDLDDIDFIFFSHQDPDVSSGIPMWLSVTSADIYISELWVRFLPHFGITDLSRIKGVGDGGVSVAGLDIIPAHFMHSPGNHVAFDKKSQILFNSDIGAAVFGSQRYLFVDDDNFNSHVSIMEGFHKRYIASSNVCKHYINRVRALNPKMIAPQHGAVFRGKAVDMFLNWLGSLRCGADIIDEISR; encoded by the coding sequence ATGGGAGAATACAACACAAAACCCAATTCAGAGGTTGATATTGAGAATGGTGAACTGCTTTATGATGACGGTGAGCATAAATTTATCTGGCTTGGATGGGGGCAGGCTGAAGAAGGAATGATTCAAACCAACCAATACCTTATTGTGGATAACGGCAGGGGCATCTTGCTTGACCCGGGTGGCATCCACATCTTTCCAAAGGTTGTATCCAATGTGACAAAATATATAGACCTCGATGATATAGATTTTATATTTTTCTCCCATCAAGACCCAGATGTAAGCTCTGGTATTCCTATGTGGTTATCTGTAACAAGTGCCGATATCTATATCTCTGAGCTGTGGGTTAGGTTTTTGCCGCATTTCGGTATTACCGATCTAAGCCGCATAAAAGGTGTTGGTGATGGTGGTGTATCTGTTGCAGGCCTTGATATAATCCCTGCACATTTTATGCATTCACCGGGTAATCATGTGGCTTTCGATAAAAAATCTCAGATTCTGTTTAATTCTGATATCGGTGCAGCTGTTTTTGGCTCTCAAAGGTATCTATTTGTTGATGATGATAACTTTAACTCACATGTATCAATAATGGAAGGGTTTCATAAGCGATATATTGCCTCATCAAATGTATGCAAACACTATATAAACAGGGTAAGGGCTTTAAATCCCAAAATGATTGCACCACAGCATGGGGCTGTTTTTAGAGGCAAGGCAGTGGATATGTTTTTAAACTGGCTGGGTTCTTTGAGATGTGGCGCTGACATAATCGATGAGATAAGCAGGTGA
- the purE gene encoding 5-(carboxyamino)imidazole ribonucleotide mutase: MKVAIVAGSLSDQEIVDAAKEILDEFNVDYETFITSAHRSPSLTIEVAKKIDDEFECAIVIAGLSAALPGVIAAYTSKPILGVPVASDLMGLDALFSIAQMPRGIPVATFGIGKKGAKNAALFAIRLLSLKDSSLKDKLLAKAKEEERKLRELNGM; this comes from the coding sequence ATGAAGGTTGCCATTGTTGCGGGTAGTTTGAGCGATCAAGAGATTGTTGATGCTGCAAAAGAGATTTTAGATGAGTTCAATGTTGATTATGAAACATTTATAACATCAGCTCACAGATCGCCTTCTTTAACTATAGAGGTGGCAAAAAAAATTGATGATGAGTTTGAGTGTGCAATTGTTATAGCGGGGCTTTCTGCCGCACTTCCAGGCGTTATTGCAGCATACACTTCTAAACCGATTTTGGGTGTGCCTGTTGCAAGTGATTTGATGGGGCTTGATGCGTTATTTTCTATAGCACAGATGCCGCGTGGCATACCTGTTGCAACATTTGGTATAGGCAAAAAGGGCGCAAAAAACGCCGCTTTGTTTGCCATACGCCTTTTATCGCTGAAGGATAGCAGCCTAAAAGATAAACTTCTTGCAAAAGCCAAAGAAGAGGAAAGAAAACTCAGAGAACTTAATGGTATGTAG
- a CDS encoding oligopeptide/dipeptide ABC transporter ATP-binding protein: MVCSLDIERAYYSSRTVIEDIHFNVNEGEFFAIVGESGAGKTTIGRILSGLWRFYPLKFDGVVKVKERISLIPQNVSDSLDPLFRVESQLKEIIKDLDKIKAVLHDVGFDDVEGVLKSYPPALSGGMKQRVLIASSLLVSNVILADEFTSALDNLTKFKIIKTLKKLNEKNSTTVIFITHDLELLPFSDRMMVMFDGRIVEMGKTGDILNNPFHPYTAFLVNSMLDFDMNYKQTTLDVLKIDMSFACPFYRSCKKAKNICKNKKPPLKTISGRSVRCHF, encoded by the coding sequence ATGGTATGTAGCCTTGATATAGAAAGGGCATATTACTCCAGCAGAACTGTCATTGAGGATATTCATTTTAATGTAAATGAGGGTGAATTTTTTGCAATTGTTGGAGAATCCGGCGCAGGCAAAACCACCATTGGCAGGATTTTAAGCGGACTGTGGCGTTTTTATCCTTTAAAATTTGACGGTGTTGTTAAAGTCAAAGAGAGAATTTCTTTAATCCCTCAAAATGTTTCAGATTCGCTTGATCCGCTTTTTAGAGTTGAGTCTCAACTGAAGGAGATAATAAAAGATTTAGATAAAATCAAAGCCGTTTTGCATGATGTGGGGTTTGATGATGTTGAGGGTGTGTTAAAATCCTACCCTCCGGCCTTAAGCGGTGGCATGAAGCAGAGAGTGCTAATTGCTTCATCCTTGCTTGTTTCGAATGTGATTCTTGCAGATGAGTTTACATCAGCGCTTGACAATCTCACAAAATTTAAGATTATAAAAACATTGAAAAAACTCAATGAAAAAAACTCAACAACGGTGATTTTTATTACACACGACCTTGAGCTTTTGCCTTTTAGTGATCGGATGATGGTGATGTTTGACGGTAGAATAGTTGAAATGGGCAAAACAGGAGATATTTTAAATAATCCTTTTCATCCATATACGGCTTTTCTTGTTAACTCGATGCTTGACTTTGATATGAATTACAAACAGACAACGCTTGATGTGTTAAAGATTGATATGAGCTTTGCATGCCCTTTTTATAGATCGTGTAAAAAGGCAAAAAATATATGTAAAAACAAAAAACCACCACTTAAAACCATTAGTGGCAGGAGCGTTAGATGTCATTTTTAA
- a CDS encoding methyl-accepting chemotaxis protein, which yields MMVKDAKTVNAIRKLSKGVVKSSFVSTATLESFKIIAHDIEFLEDQMKTFSASLEEMEGNLKGMANNVSKINSDFEEFNLNVNDVAGKVATRNEEIEGRTTEIEDFVKSIKGLTSITEDINKAASSISDIAKQTNLLALNAAIEAARVGEKGKGFAVVADEIKKLANKTDSITDNIQDVLYDFNNKLLSTVEKVESVKGFLDQLRQDFNDFADIFLKINDKSNEIAESLNENSLAINEHAEVIDDLTARIVKIYELLNTVIRIVNTLQDANLKIEQLIQL from the coding sequence ATGATGGTAAAAGATGCAAAGACCGTTAATGCAATAAGAAAACTATCCAAAGGTGTGGTAAAAAGCTCATTTGTTTCTACGGCAACACTTGAAAGTTTTAAGATTATTGCGCACGACATAGAGTTTTTGGAAGATCAGATGAAGACCTTCTCTGCCTCGCTTGAGGAGATGGAGGGCAACCTCAAGGGTATGGCAAATAATGTTTCAAAGATAAACAGCGACTTTGAGGAGTTTAACCTCAATGTAAATGATGTGGCAGGTAAGGTTGCAACAAGAAACGAAGAGATTGAGGGTAGAACAACCGAGATTGAGGATTTTGTTAAAAGCATTAAGGGTTTGACATCGATTACGGAGGATATCAATAAAGCAGCAAGCAGTATATCCGATATTGCCAAGCAGACAAACCTGCTTGCACTAAATGCTGCAATTGAGGCAGCAAGGGTTGGTGAGAAGGGCAAGGGCTTTGCCGTTGTTGCAGATGAGATTAAAAAACTTGCCAATAAAACGGATAGCATTACCGATAATATTCAGGATGTATTATACGATTTCAACAACAAGCTACTCTCCACAGTGGAAAAGGTTGAGTCTGTTAAAGGTTTTTTAGATCAATTGAGGCAGGATTTTAATGACTTTGCCGATATTTTCTTAAAAATCAATGATAAATCAAATGAAATAGCAGAGTCTTTAAATGAAAACAGCCTTGCCATTAATGAGCATGCAGAGGTGATCGATGATTTGACAGCAAGGATTGTTAAGATTTATGAGCTTCTCAATACCGTTATTAGAATTGTTAATACGCTGCAGGATGCAAATCTCAAAATTGAGCAATTAATACAGTTATAA